DNA sequence from the Nitrospirota bacterium genome:
GGCAAAAGAACAACAAAGAATCCCCTCGACCTGATTGATTTATCAATAGTTAAAGAGAAGGCAGTAGCTTAAAAAGCTTATGAAAGAATTATCTGAAAACCACATTGAAAAGATCATTAGCCTTTTAGAAAAAGGCAAACCTCTGCCTGCATGGATGAAATCAGAAAAAGCAGTGGCGTAATAGTAAAAAAGGGGAATCATGGCAACTTTGAGCTTTAAAGGCAAGACCTTTGTTCAGAATCATCATCTGAGCGTTAAGTATCATCAGCTTATCCCCAAGAAAGACAAGAGTCTCACCGATAAGGTCAGTCTCAATGACAATCTGATAATCCACGGCGATAATCTTGTTGCCCTGAAAGCCCTGCTTCCTACTTATGCAGGAAAGGTAAAGTGCATTTACATTGACCCGCCGTATAACACCGGCAATGAGAAGTGGATTTATAACGACAACGTTAACAGCCCTATGATGCAGGAGTGGCTTGGCAAGGTTGTGGACAAAGAAGACTTCACCCGCCATGACAAGTGGCTCTGCATGATGATGCCGAGGTTGAAATTGCTGAGGGAGTTGTTGAGAGATGACGGAGGCAGGAGAAAGGATTAGAGCAGAAAAATGATAATCGTTAAATCTAAAAACAATGTTTCTTTAAGGCTAACAAAAGAACGCTGGAATCATATTGTTCTTAGACATCCTGAAATGGATGGGCAAAGGGAACAGGTTTTGGAAACCGTGACTGAGCCAGACCTGATTCAACAAGGTGATTTTGGGGAGTTTATTGCCGTCAGGTTCTATGCCAAGACACCACTTACATCAAAGCATTTAGTTGTAATATATAAAGAGGTCATAGATACTGACGGTTTTATAATAACGGCATATTATGCCACTAAGCCTTCTGAAAGGAGGAAGATCGTATGGAAGCGATAAAGATACTTGAGAAGAAGGAAAACCTTAACTGGGATTACGATGAGGAGGCGGATGTCCTTTATATCAGTATCGGCGAGCCTCAAATGGCACTCGGCGTAGACATTGGGGAAGGCGCCGTTGTCAGATATCTCGAATCAACCGGCGAAGTGGTAGGGCTTACCCTGATAGGAGTTAAGGAGCGGTTGCTTAAGAGCCTGAAATCGAACTGACACAGTGTCGGTTACTCTTCATAAAAGAACAATTCCAGATAGCGTCTGGGAAATCATCAATTCCGCAGACAGTGTCTGCCAAATTGGCTGAGCTAACATATGGAACTTAAGGAATACCAGAAGAAGACCTTAGAGCAGGTCAAGATATATCTTGATTCCCTTGCCGAATTCAAGGGCAAGTATCAAAAGGCAATAGCTGTTGACCCTGATCTTGCAATAGACTTTCCTTTTAAGGCATGGGAAAAGATTGTCGGGGCATCTTATCACTCAAGTAAAAACGGTCTTGGCGAACCCCTTCCCGATTTCTACCTGAAAATCCCCACCGGCGGAGGGAAGACCATCCTTGCCTGCCATGCCATTGACCTGATAAGCAGAATTTATCTTAAAAAACAGACAGGCATCGTTCTCTGGATAGTGCCGACAACACAGATTTACAGGCAGACCCTTGCCAATTTGAAAAACAGGGAGCATCCATATAGGCAGGTATTGGACATTTCAAGCGGTGGAAGAACACTGATCTTAGAGAAACTGGATAAGTTTACGCCTCTGGATATAGAGGAAAACCTTGCGATAATGCTTTTGATGCTTCCCTCTGCAAGCAGGCAGAACAAGGAGACATTGAAAGTCTTTAAGGACAGCGGAGGGTTTACAGATTTTTTTCCATTGGAAGATGATGTTAAAGGTAACAATGACCTTTTAGAGAAATTTCCTAACCTTGATTATTTTGGTAATCCCCATACTGTCATTCCTGCGAAAGCAGGAATCCAGAGAAAAACAAATAAACTGGATTCCCGTTTACACGGGAATGACGAAAAAAGGGGATTACTATTCGGCAGGATGGCAAAGACATCTCTCGGGAATACCTTGAGGGTTCTTAAACCCATAATCATTATTGACGAAGGACATAAGGCTTACAGCGAAACAGCCCGTAATACAATCAAAGGTTTCAACCCATCAATAATTGTTGAACTCTCTGCCACTCCGCCAAAAAACACAAACCATCTGGTAAACATCAGCGGGCAGGCTCTTAACAGAGAGGAAATGATTAAACTTGATCTGAATGTCATCAACAAATCGAGTCCTGACTGGAAAGATGTTATGCTTGCATCAAAAGAAAAGAGGGATTATCTTGAACGCAAGGCAAAGGAATATGAAGCAAACACAGGCGAACATATCCGTCCCATCTGTCTTGTTCAGGCAGAAAGGACAGGAAAAGAGCAGAGGGGAACAAAATATATTCATGCAGAAGATGTCAAAGAATATCTGATTAAGCAATGCGGTGTGTCAGAAAAAGAGATAGCCATCAAAAGCAGCGAAAAAGACGATATAGAAGGCATCGACCTTTTAAGCCGTGATTGTGAGATTAGATATATCATTACCAAGCAGGCATTGCAGGAAGGATGGGACTGTGCCTTTGCATATATCCTTACGATATTGACAAATCCGGGTTCACAGTTGAGCATCACTCAGTTGGTAGGAAGAATTCTCAGGCAGTATAAAGCCCACAAAACCAAAGTCAAAGACCTTGATGAAAGCTATGTCTTTTGCCACAGGCCCAAAGCAGGCGTTCTTTTGGAGAGCATCAAGAAGGGTTTTGAGGTTGAGGGATTGGGCGATTTGACTTCAAGGGTAACTGTTAAGGAGGGCGATTCTGTATTAGAGGATGCCACAAAGGAAAAGACCGTAAGATATAGAGACAAATTCAAAGTCTTTGAGGGTAAGGTATA
Encoded proteins:
- a CDS encoding DEAD/DEAH box helicase family protein encodes the protein MELKEYQKKTLEQVKIYLDSLAEFKGKYQKAIAVDPDLAIDFPFKAWEKIVGASYHSSKNGLGEPLPDFYLKIPTGGGKTILACHAIDLISRIYLKKQTGIVLWIVPTTQIYRQTLANLKNREHPYRQVLDISSGGRTLILEKLDKFTPLDIEENLAIMLLMLPSASRQNKETLKVFKDSGGFTDFFPLEDDVKGNNDLLEKFPNLDYFGNPHTVIPAKAGIQRKTNKLDSRLHGNDEKRGLLFGRMAKTSLGNTLRVLKPIIIIDEGHKAYSETARNTIKGFNPSIIVELSATPPKNTNHLVNISGQALNREEMIKLDLNVINKSSPDWKDVMLASKEKRDYLERKAKEYEANTGEHIRPICLVQAERTGKEQRGTKYIHAEDVKEYLIKQCGVSEKEIAIKSSEKDDIEGIDLLSRDCEIRYIITKQALQEGWDCAFAYILTILTNPGSQLSITQLVGRILRQYKAHKTKVKDLDESYVFCHRPKAGVLLESIKKGFEVEGLGDLTSRVTVKEGDSVLEDATKEKTVRYRDKFKVFEGKVYLPKFVIQENGSWRDVSYDMDILSRIDWNAADLTEIKSIVLGDAAIQDQEIAVGLSKNVTDLIEERGRLTRHGGLRLDHVLMTRQLLDIIPNPWIAHDIGKEVLNDLLKKNSKEKVANNLAFIIEETRKHLIAERDRLSEKIFRDLIDKKNLCFFLLAGKGGYELPPSITVKKSSKKLIRDDHSEVQRSLFDYIPEEEFNEMEKSIAIYLDEQEKLLWWYRNLSRQDYYIQGWRKNKIYPDFIFTKTDDTGRDFSTVYVVETKGVHLKEFEDTKYKRNVFKFCNELGKKVEWKELNKEFSKGIEFQVIDEKEWQRRINEIFAV
- a CDS encoding DUF2283 domain-containing protein, with amino-acid sequence MEAIKILEKKENLNWDYDEEADVLYISIGEPQMALGVDIGEGAVVRYLESTGEVVGLTLIGVKERLLKSLKSN